The region GCATATTTCTGATCTGCAAAACGGTCATATATAAACTTTTGCCATGAAATATTCAGCAAGCTATCCCGAATTACTTCAAAAGTCTGTATAAGTCCATCTCGATAACCTTGCACTGCATATGCAATAAACTCCGTTAAGTCTTTCTTTTTCTTTGCATTTTCAAATTGCCTGTAGTACTCAGGACGTGTTTCATTGTAAAAAGTTGATAAAATATGCGAAGTTATAATAGGCGCTCCAGAGCGCAAAAGGATATAAAATTCAGCTAATCTACCCGTTCTACCGTTACCATCACCGAAAGGGTGGATAAATTCTATATAAATGTGAGTTACAATTGCCTTGATTATTGAATTAAAAAACTCGTGACCCCTTTCAAATTTAAAGTCTTCCTTAAGCCAATCACAAAACATTTCCACTAGTGTTTTGACATCTCCATGATCAGGGGTCCGATAAGTACCCACAATTCTATTATCAGTACGAAATTTGCCTGGGATTGCTTCAAAATGCTTACCAAGGTTCTTTCCTATTGCTTTGTGAAATTGTCGCAGTAACTTCAGGGATATTAGACTTGATTTATTATGAACTACAACATCTTTGATAATATCATTAAAAGTATCAATTATATTTTTTACCTCGATTTCCTGATATTCTTTACTTGGTGGTAAATGTTTCCCTTTCTGAATATTCTCTATATCTTGCTCTGTTAAAGTGTTTCCTTCAATTGCAGTGGTTGCTAATGCACCCTTTACAAGAGACACAGTTAATAGCTGTTTTTTGTATTCTGGCTGCAACGGTAATGCTGAAATTGTCTTGATTAAATTGTCACATTGCCCTAATTGAAAAGCTATTTCTTTGGTAATTGCCCAATGTTTTTTAAACTTTATATGTGAATATGTTTCTAGAATATTCATAGATTGACCTCCGTGTTGACAAAAGTATCGACATATTATTTGACAAAATCAAGTGATTTTTTGTCAAAAGATATGTCACGTTAAATGTAATTACAATTGTCTTGAACAATCAGAGTTCAAACTACTCTCAATTTTCTTAGATAAAATTCCTGTCCCCTTTATGCACTTATAAATAAGTTCGAAATGTTTGTCGAATGTTATCTAGACATCCTCTTCAATAAAAATATATTTTAAGCTTTTCTTCCTTTCGTTCCATTCGCGTTTGAAAATTTTCGTCTGTTTTAAGAAAACCCTCCGCCAAAATCATTCAGCCTATGAATGACTAACTCTTGGCTTTTTCAAGCAAAACTCCAGTTTCGCCAGGGCATATGAATGTATAGGTTGACGAAATCGGTGATCGAAGAATTTACATCTCCGAATTCGCCAAAAACCAAAATATCTTGAATTTCTCTGCTTGGATCAAAAATCATTTTTAAAACTCCTACAAATTGCCTCTTCGTTCCTGTTCTATCTCGATGCTCTCAAAGAGCGCTTTGAAATTACCGACACCAAAACCCTGGGAGCCTCTTCGCTGGATAATCTCTAGAAACAGGGTCGGGCGGTCCTGGATCGGTTGCGTAAAAATCTGCAGCAAATAACCCTCATCATCACGATCAGCCAATATACCAAGTTCGGCAATATCTTTATAGCTTTCTTTGATATCACCAATTCGATCC is a window of candidate division KSB1 bacterium DNA encoding:
- a CDS encoding Fic family protein; translation: MNILETYSHIKFKKHWAITKEIAFQLGQCDNLIKTISALPLQPEYKKQLLTVSLVKGALATTAIEGNTLTEQDIENIQKGKHLPPSKEYQEIEVKNIIDTFNDIIKDVVVHNKSSLISLKLLRQFHKAIGKNLGKHFEAIPGKFRTDNRIVGTYRTPDHGDVKTLVEMFCDWLKEDFKFERGHEFFNSIIKAIVTHIYIEFIHPFGDGNGRTGRLAEFYILLRSGAPIITSHILSTFYNETRPEYYRQFENAKKKKDLTEFIAYAVQGYRDGLIQTFEVIRDSLLNISWQKFIYDRFADQKYANKNVFKRRRNLMLQLNTEKEFTLNEIILLTPQIAKDYASLSLRTIDRDLKELERLELLTKNQDKYKANIKVLAHLIPK